One part of the Lycium ferocissimum isolate CSIRO_LF1 chromosome 8, AGI_CSIRO_Lferr_CH_V1, whole genome shotgun sequence genome encodes these proteins:
- the LOC132066503 gene encoding L10-interacting MYB domain-containing protein-like: MGKKVTQDINIEKARWDAETTELFLNLCVEEIRAGNRPNTHFSRVGWSNLVQKFNDKTGKNYDKVKLKNKWDNLKLMWKDWDTLVGKETGLGWDCEKKTIQASSEWWIRKIKENPNVEKFERKRFTMSRVDGNVF; the protein is encoded by the exons ATGGGTAAGAAAGTGACACAAGATATCAATATTGAGAAGGCTAGATGGGATGCGGAGACAACAGagttgtttttaaatttatgtgtGGAAGAAATTAGGGCTGGAAATCGTCCTAACACCCACTTCAGCAGAGTAGGATGGTCTAATTTGGTGCAGAAATTCAATGATAAGACTGGAAAAAACTATGATAAGGTCAAATTGAAGAACAAATGGGATAATTTGAAACTTATGTGGAAAGACTGGGATACTCTTGTTGGAAAGGAGACTGGCTTAGGATGGGATTGCGAGAAAAAGACAATTCAAGCGAGTTCTGAATGGTGGATTAGGAAGATCAAG GAAAATCCAAATGTAGAAAAATTCGAGAGAAAAAGGTTTACAATGTCGAGAGTTGATGGAAATGTGTTTTAA